A portion of the Girardinichthys multiradiatus isolate DD_20200921_A chromosome 23, DD_fGirMul_XY1, whole genome shotgun sequence genome contains these proteins:
- the LOC124860225 gene encoding protocadherin gamma-A10-like: MALENSLPSCRKRRINFRSVWWFLLLLCCICDKVLGQIRYTIPEELKKGSTIGNVAHDLGLNVERLRSGRARIVTRQSIQYTELQTDKGVLVVNERIDREQLCGEITPCSFTFEMLLENPMELHRIMVEVSDINDNSPVFTKEMIKFEISESAAMESRFMLPSAEDADVGSNGLQKYTLSTSDVFSLKQHSSPDGRKYAELVLQKSLDRESEPKISLKLIAADGGTPPRSGTVNIDITVLDVNDNPPIFNQSLYRTAVSENALRGTYITTINATDADFGSNSIITYRFSNMKEQLTDIFALDEVTGIITLKGEVDYEKDRKCEIVIEAVDQGGFTDSAKVLIEILDINDNAPVINVMSFSSPVPEDSPVGTTVAIINVVDADSDKNGRITCSTDRFLPFKIKSTLTNYYALLTDSSFDREVVPEYNITVRATDSGSPSLSSTAVLRLRISDVNDNPPVFDKINYVAHLTENNSPGMSVFSVKARDLDFNQNAKITYFVEDTQINGSPMSSYVSINSETGVMNALRTFDYEQIKEMQLIVKAQDGGSPPLSSSVTVKILIQDQNDNPPQVLYPVQTGGSVVAEMVPRSADVGYLVTKVVAVDVDSGQNAWLSYKLQKATDRALFEVGLQNGEIRTIRQVTDKDAVKQRLTVIVEDNGQPSRSATVIVNVAVADSFPEVLSEFTDFPHDKEYNDNLTFYLVLALAVVSFLFITCLVVIISVKIYRWRQSRILYHSSLPVIPYYPPRYSDTLGTGTLPHVYNYEVCRTTDSRKSDNKFGGAGGQNVLIMDPSSSGTMQRIQSEKSILDEPDSPLEVSY, encoded by the coding sequence ATGGCGCTTGAAAACTCGCTCCCCTCATGTCGGAAACGTCGAATTAATTTCAGGTCAGTGTGGTGGTTTCTGCTATTGCTGTGTTGTATCTGTGACAAGGTTTTAGGTCAGATCAGGTATACAATTCCAGAGGAGCTTAAAAAAGGGTCAACAATCGGCAATGTAGCTCATGATCTAGGTTTAAATGTGGAACGCCTGCGCTCTGGCCGTGCCCGTATCGTGACTAGACAAAGCATCCAGTACACTGAGCTGCAAACAGACAAAGGCGTTTTAGTTGTTAACGAGAGGATAGATAGAGAGCAGCTTTGCGGAGAGATAACACCGTGTAGCTTCACCTTTGAGATGCTCTTAGAGAATCCGATGGAGCTGCACCGAATAATGGTGGAAGTCAGTGATATAAATGACAACTCCCCGGTATTTACAAAGGAGATGATTAAATTCGAAATAAGCGAATCTGCAGCGATGGAGTCGCGCTTTATGTTACCCAGTGCTGAGGACGCAGACGTTGGCAGCAACGGCTTGCAGAAATACACATTAAGTACTAGTGATGTGTTTAGTTTAAAGCAACACTCAAGCCCAGATGGACGAAAATATGCGGAGTTAGTCCTACAAAAATCCTTAGATAGAGAAAGTGAGCCGAAAATATCGCTGAAGCTTATTGCTGCAGATGGTGGAACTCCGCCTAGATCTGGTACAGTAAATATAGATATTACAGTTCTAGATGTTAATGATAATCCTCCTATTTTTAACCAGTCTCTGTACAGAACCGCTGTTTCGGAAAACGCATTAAGAGGCACTTATATCACCACAATTAATGCAACGGATGCAGACTTTGGATCTAACAGCATCATCACATACAGATTTTCAAACATGAAAGAGCAACTGACTGACATATTTGCTTTAGATGAAGTCACGGGAATCATAACTCTCAAAGGGGAAGTAGATTATGAAAAAGATAGGAAATGTGAAATTGTGATTGAGGCTGTAGACCAAGGTGGGTTTACAGATTCAGCCAAGGTGCTCATTGAAATATTAGACATAAATGATAATGCACCTGTTATAAATGTGATGTCTTTTTCCAGCCCTGTGCCGGAGGACTCTCCTGTGGGCACCACAGTGGCGATAATTAATGTAGTTGATGCAGACTCAGATAAAAATGGGCGAATCACATGCTCGACAGACCGTTTCCTTCCATTTAAGATTAAATCCACACTAACTAATTATTATGCGTTACTAACAGATTCATCTTTTGACAGGGAGGTTGTACCCGAATATAACATAACTGTGAGGGCAACAGATTCTGGATCACCTTCCTTGTCAAGCACAGCAGTACTGCGTTTGAGAATCTCTGATGTGAACGACAATCCGCCGGTTTTTGACAAAATTAACTACGTCGCTCATCTTACGGAAAACAATTCTCCCGGCATGTCCGTTTTTTCTGTCAAAGCGCGTGACCTCGACTTTAATCAAAACGCAAAAATAACGTACTTTGTTGAAGATACGCAGATTAATGGTAGTCCAATGTCTTCTTATGTGTCGATAAATAGTGAAACGGGGGTAATGAATGCACTGCGCACGTTTGATTATGAACAAATCAAGGAAATGCAATTAATAGTGAAGGCGCAGGATGGAGGCTCTCCTCCACTCAGCAGCAGCGTGACTGTGAAAATCCTGATCCAGGACCAGAATGATAACCCACCTCAGGTTTTATACCCAGTCCAGACTGGGGGCTCTGTGGTGGCTGAAATGGTGCCTCGTTCAGCAGATGTGGGCTACCTGGTGACTAAAGTGGTGGCTGTTGATGTGGACTCTGGTCAGAACGCCTGGCTCTCCTATAAACTGCAGAAAGCCACAGACAGGGCGCTGTTTGAAGTGGGCTTACAGAATGGAGAAATAAGAACTATCCGTCAGGTGACTGATAAAGATGCTGTGAAACAGAGACTGACTGTTATAGTGGAGGACAACGGGCAGCCCTCTCGTTCAGCTACAGTCATTGTTAACGTGGCGGTGGCGGACAGCTTCCCTGAAGTGCTGTCGGAGTTCACTGACTTTCCACACGATAAGGAGTACAATGACAACCTGACTTTTTACTTAGTGTTGGCTCTGGCTGTGGTCTCCTTCCTCTTCATCACGTGTTTAGTGGTTATTATATCAGTGAAGATCTACAGATGGAGACAGTCCCGCATCCTGTATCACTCCAGCCTCCCTGTTATTCCATATTATCCTCCACGTTACTCAGACACTTTGGGAACAGGGACTCTGCCACATGTGTACAACTACGAGGTGTGCAGGACGACTGACTCCAGAAAGAGTGACAATAAGTTTGGAGGAGCTGGTGGTCAGAACGTGTTGATAATGGATCCCAGTTCTTCAGGGACGATGCAGCGGATACAGAGTGAGAAGAGCATCCTGGATGAACCTGACTCTCCTCTAGAGGTTAGTTATTAA
- the LOC124860730 gene encoding protocadherin gamma-A11-like, whose product MEFGFANFIWRLFWISRWCVGFLLFLNSIRHQVTGQIRYSIPEEMKIASIVGNLAQDLGLDLNRLRSGRARIVSGENNQYMELKTDKGILVVKERIDREQLCGDVTPCSLSFEIILENPIELHRVAIEILDINDNVPFFPNKHIQFETSESATIGAKFPIESAVDTDVGQNGLQNYVLSPNNHFILKVYTNPDGSKYAELVLQKPLDREELPSLALKVIAVDGGNPQRSGTVSINVIILDANDNAPLFNQSVYRAAVEENSPKGTYIATVNATDADLGSNGEVIFSFSKIKGSAVDTFTIDGKTGVISVAGDLDYEKQNKHELRLEARDRGGLTGTSKVIIDISDVNDNVPNINIMSFSNTVSEDAPPGTTVAVINIKDNDSEKNGQIRCTIEKTLPFKIESSLTSYYNLVTNEHFDRELNSEYKITITATDSGSPPLSSSVTLRMSVSDINDNMPLFDKNVYSAYITENSSPGIPITVVSARDSDWNQNARVSYFVEDTDVNGNRVSDYVSINSETGVLHAVRSFDYEKLKELQLIVRAQDGGSPPLSSNVTVKILIQDQNDNPPQVLYPVQTGGSVVAEMVPRSADVGYLVTKVVAVDVDSGQNAWLSYKLQKATDRALFEVGLQNGEIRTIRQVTDKDAVKQRLTVIVEDNGQPSRSATVIVNVAVADSFPEVLSEFTDFPHDKEYNDNLTFYLVLALAVVSFLFITCLVVIISVKIYRWRQSRILYHSSLPVIPYYPPRYSDTLGTGTLPHVYNYEVCRTTDSRKSDNKFGGAGGQNVLIMDPSSTGTMQRIQSEKNILDEPDSPLEVSYPKPMIQFWF is encoded by the coding sequence ATGGAATTCGGTTTTGCAAATTTTATATGGCGATTGTTTTGGATTTCACGATGGTGTGTAGGATTTCTCCTTTTCCTCAATTCCATCCGCCATCAGGTGACTGGACAAATTCGATATTCAATCCCCGAGGAGATGAAAATTGCTTCCATTGTCGGCAATTTAGCACAAGACCTCGGGCTGGATTTGAACAGGCTCCGGTCGGGCCGTGCCCGTATTGTCAGCGGAGAAAATAACCAGTACATGGAGCTGAAGACAGACAAAGGGATTCTTGTCGTGAAAGAGAGAATAGATCGAGAGCAGCTTTGTGGAGATGTGACGCCGTGCAGCCTCAGCTTCgaaattattttagaaaatccGATCGAACTTCATCGTGTGGCAATTGAAATTTTAGACATAAACGACAACGTCCCATTCTTTCCGAATAAACACATTCAGTTTGAAACGAGCGAATCTGCTACAATCGGAGCAAAATTTCCCATTGAGAGTGCCGTAGATACTGATGTTGGACAGAATGGATTGCAAAATTACGTCCTCTCTCCTAATAATCATTTTATTCTTAAAGTGTATACAAATCCAGACGGAAGTAAATACGCTGAATTGGTTCTCCAGAAGCCTTTGGACAGAGAGGAACTCCCCAGCCTCGCTTTAAAGGTAATAGCTGTGGACGGCGGGAACCCACAGAGATCTGGAACCGTTAgcataaatgtaataattttagATGCAAATGATAATGCTCCTTTATTTAATCAGTCAGTTTATAGAGCCGCCGTTGAGGAAAATTCACCAAAAGGGACTTACATtgcaacagttaacgctactgaTGCGGACCTTGGCAGCAACGGGGAGGTCATTTTCagcttttcaaaaataaaaggcaGCGCAGTCGATACTTTTACTATCGATGGAAAAACGGGGGTCATATCCGTGGCTGGAGATTTAGATtatgaaaaacagaataaacatgAGCTCCGTCTGGAGGCAAGGGATAGAGGAGGTTTGACTGGGACAAGTAAAGTTATAATTGATATTAGTGACGTAAATGACAATGTTCCAAATATTAATATAATGTCATTTTCAAACACTGTGTCAGAGGATGCCCCTCCCGGGACAACAGTAGCTGTGATAAACATAAAAGACAATGATTCCGAAAAAAATGGACAAATAAGATGTACAATAGAAAAAACGCTGCCTTTTAAAATCGAGTCATCACTCACCAGCTACTATAATTTAGTGACAAATGAGCATTTCGATAGAGAGTTGAATTCTGAATATAAAATTACTATAACAGCAACGGACTCAGGTTCCCCTCCTCTTTCCAGCTCTGTCACATTACGGATGAGCGTCTCTGACATAAATGATAACATGCCGTTGTTTGATAAAAACGTATACTCTGCTTACATTACAGAAAATAGCTCACCGGGGATACCGATCACCGTTGTCAGTGCAAGAGATTCTGACTGGAATCAAAACGCAAGAGTTTCATATTTTGTAGAAGACACAGACGTAAATGGTAATCGAGTGTCTGATTATGTGTCCATAAATTCCGAAACTGGTGTTTTGCATGCGGTTCGTTCATTTGATTATGAAAAGCTTAAAGAATTGCAGCTCATCGTCAGAGCTCAAGATGGAGGCTCTCCTCCACTCAGCAGCAACGTGACTGTGAAAATCCTGATCCAGGATCAGAACGATAACCCCCCTCAGGTTCTGTATCCAGTCCAGACTGGTGGTTCTGTGGTGGCTGAAATGGTGCCTCGTTCAGCAGATGTGGGCTACCTGGTGACTAAAGTGGTGGCTGTTGATGTGGACTCTGGACAGAACGCCTGGCTCTCCTATAAACTGCAGAAAGCCACAGACAGGGCGCTGTTTGAAGTGGGCTTACAGAATGGAGAAATAAGAACTATCCGCCAGGTGACTGATAAAGATGCTGTGAAACAGAGACTGACTGTTATAGTGGAGGACAACGGGCAGCCCTCTCGTTCAGCTACAGTCATTGTTAACGTGGCGGTGGCGGACAGCTTCCCTGAAGTGCTGTCGGAGTTCACTGACTTTCCACACGATAAGGAGTACAATGACAACCTGACTTTTTACTTAGTGTTGGCTCTGGCTGTGGTCTCCTTCCTCTTCATCACGTGTTTAGTGGTTATTATATCAGTGAAGATCTACAGATGGAGACAGTCCCGCATCCTGTATCACTCCAGCCTCCCTGTGATTCCATATTATCCTCCACGTTACTCAGACACTTTGGGAACAGGGACTCTGCCACATGTGTACAACTACGAAGTGTGCAGGACGACTGACTCCAGAAAGAGTGACAATAAGTTCGGAGGAGCTGGTGGTCAGAACGTGTTGATAATGGATCCCAGTTCTACAGGGACGATGCAGCGAATACAGAGTGAGAAGAACATCCTGGATGAACCTGACTCTCCTCTAGAGGTTAGTTATCCTAAACCAATGATCCAATTTTGGTTTTGa